In the Lysinibacillus sp. PLM2 genome, one interval contains:
- the coaX gene encoding type III pantothenate kinase — MILVLDAGNSTIDLGVYKNNHLSHHWRMETNLHKTEDEYAMQVKMFFLHVGIAIEDVKGVIISSVVPTIMYSLEEMCRKYFKVNPLVVGPGVKTGLNIKYENPRQVGSDRIVNAVAAISEYGGRPLIIVDFGTAITYCYIDSKGDYIGGAITPGITISMDALFTEASKLPRIEIMKPANVIGKNTVSAMQSGIFYGFIGQVEGIVCRIKEQSKEEPLVIATGGLSKLIGYETKVIDIVDPLLTLKGLYIIYKRNQ; from the coding sequence TTGATTCTAGTGTTAGATGCCGGAAATTCAACTATTGATTTAGGTGTATATAAAAATAACCATCTTTCTCATCACTGGCGGATGGAAACAAACCTACACAAAACTGAAGATGAATACGCAATGCAAGTCAAAATGTTTTTTTTACATGTTGGTATAGCAATCGAAGATGTAAAAGGTGTAATAATTTCTTCGGTTGTTCCTACAATTATGTATTCTTTAGAGGAGATGTGCCGAAAATACTTTAAAGTGAATCCACTTGTAGTTGGACCTGGTGTAAAAACAGGTTTAAATATCAAATACGAAAATCCAAGACAGGTTGGCTCAGATCGAATCGTAAATGCGGTTGCAGCAATCTCAGAATACGGAGGACGTCCGCTTATCATTGTGGACTTTGGAACGGCTATCACATACTGTTATATCGATAGTAAAGGTGACTATATCGGTGGAGCAATTACACCCGGTATTACAATTTCAATGGATGCCCTATTTACAGAGGCTTCGAAATTACCACGAATTGAAATTATGAAACCGGCAAATGTCATTGGGAAGAACACTGTATCCGCCATGCAATCAGGGATTTTTTATGGATTTATTGGACAAGTAGAAGGAATTGTTTGCCGCATCAAAGAACAAAGTAAAGAAGAACCTTTAGTAATAGCAACAGGTGGCCTATCAAAGTTGATCGGTTATGAAACAAAAGTGATAGATATTGTTGACCCACTTTTAACATTAAAAGGTCTGTATATTATTTATAAAAGAAATCAATAA
- the hslO gene encoding 33 kDa chaperonin, whose translation MSDYLVRALAFNGNVRAFATRTTETVGEAQRRHNTWPTATAALGRSITAGVMMGAMLKGEDKLTIKIEGNGPIGPLLVDSNAKGEVRGFVTNPQVHFELNNVGKLDVRRAVGTEGAITVVKDLGLRDMFSGQTPIVSGEIAEDFTYYFAVSEQVPSSVGLGVLVNPDNSVLASGGFIIQLMPGCDDETITKIETQLSSIEPVSKMIEKGYTPEEILEAVLGEGNVQILNSMPVAFTCQCSKERFGAAIISLGVGEIQEMIDEDGGAEAECHFCLEKYYFDKAELQGFIDEIKEQ comes from the coding sequence ATGAGTGATTACTTAGTAAGAGCATTAGCGTTTAATGGGAATGTACGAGCATTTGCTACACGTACAACAGAAACAGTAGGAGAAGCGCAAAGACGTCATAATACGTGGCCAACTGCTACTGCAGCCCTGGGTCGTTCCATCACTGCAGGTGTCATGATGGGTGCAATGCTGAAAGGTGAAGATAAATTAACGATAAAAATCGAAGGGAACGGTCCAATCGGTCCACTTCTTGTCGATTCAAATGCAAAAGGTGAAGTTAGAGGCTTTGTAACTAATCCCCAGGTTCACTTTGAATTAAATAATGTGGGTAAATTGGATGTTCGTCGTGCAGTTGGAACAGAAGGTGCCATCACTGTGGTAAAAGATTTAGGATTACGTGATATGTTTTCAGGCCAAACACCAATTGTATCAGGTGAGATTGCAGAGGATTTTACATATTATTTTGCAGTTTCAGAACAAGTGCCTTCATCTGTAGGATTAGGAGTATTAGTTAATCCAGATAATAGCGTATTAGCCTCAGGAGGGTTCATTATTCAATTAATGCCTGGTTGCGACGATGAAACAATTACAAAAATCGAAACTCAGTTATCATCAATCGAACCAGTTTCGAAAATGATTGAAAAAGGGTATACACCAGAGGAAATTTTAGAAGCGGTGTTAGGTGAAGGAAATGTACAAATTTTAAATTCAATGCCAGTTGCATTTACATGTCAATGTTCGAAAGAACGTTTTGGGGCAGCAATTATAAGTTTGGGCGTAGGGGAAATTCAAGAAATGATTGATGAAGATGGTGGAGCCGAGGCGGAATGCCATTTTTGTCTAGAAAAGTACTATTTCGATAAAGCAGAACTTCAAGGTTTCATCGATGAAATCAAGGAACAATAA
- the cysK gene encoding cysteine synthase → MSKLANSVTELVGRTPIVKLNHATTENEGTVYVKLEFFNPGSSVKDRIALAMIEAAEKDGTLQPGGTIIEPTSGNTGIGLAMIAAAKGYRAILVMPETMSIERRKLLRAYGAELVLTPGPEGMKGAIAKAESLAKENGYFLPQQFDNPANAEVHRLTTGPEIVEAFEGVKLDAFVAGIGTGGTITGAGEVLKEKYPEIEIIAVEPKDSPVLSEGRSGSHKIQGIGAGFVPKVLNTEVYTSIFPVDNETAFEVARKTGREEGILVGISSGAAIHAAIETAKRLGKGSNVLAIVPSNGERYLSTALYQFED, encoded by the coding sequence ATGAGTAAATTAGCAAATTCAGTAACGGAATTAGTAGGTCGTACACCAATCGTAAAACTTAACCATGCTACAACTGAAAACGAAGGTACAGTTTATGTTAAGTTAGAATTTTTCAACCCAGGTAGCTCAGTAAAAGACCGTATTGCATTAGCTATGATTGAAGCTGCTGAAAAAGATGGCACATTACAACCTGGTGGTACAATTATCGAGCCAACTTCAGGTAACACTGGTATTGGTCTTGCGATGATTGCTGCTGCAAAAGGCTACCGTGCAATTTTAGTAATGCCAGAAACAATGAGTATTGAGCGTCGTAAGCTACTTCGTGCATACGGTGCTGAACTAGTATTAACACCTGGTCCAGAAGGAATGAAAGGTGCCATTGCAAAAGCCGAAAGCTTAGCAAAAGAAAATGGCTACTTTTTACCACAACAGTTTGATAACCCAGCAAATGCTGAAGTTCACCGTTTAACAACAGGTCCTGAAATTGTTGAAGCTTTTGAAGGCGTTAAACTAGATGCTTTTGTAGCGGGTATCGGTACAGGTGGAACAATTACAGGTGCTGGCGAAGTGTTAAAAGAAAAGTATCCAGAAATCGAAATTATTGCAGTTGAACCAAAAGATTCTCCAGTTCTTTCTGAAGGTAGATCAGGTTCACATAAAATTCAAGGTATCGGTGCTGGTTTCGTACCGAAAGTATTAAATACAGAAGTTTATACTTCTATTTTCCCTGTAGATAATGAAACAGCATTTGAAGTAGCGCGTAAAACAGGTCGTGAAGAAGGTATTTTAGTAGGTATATCTTCTGGCGCAGCAATTCATGCTGCAATTGAAACAGCAAAACGTCTTGGCAAAGGTTCA